The region GACGATCCCGATCGCACGGCGCCCGGTCAGCACATCGTACAGGCGGGGAAAGCGCACCCGTCCGCCGAAATATTGGAGATACAGAAGCAGGAAGACATAGGGAAGGGCCACCGTCAGGATCGGGTTGTAGGCCAATCCCTCCGCAATCTTCCCGTGCAGGATATGATACAGCGCACGGCCGGTTCCGCACCCCGGACATTCGTACCCCGTCAGCAGCCGGAACGGACATTTGGGCATCCACCATGCCTGCCGGGGATCGACGAAAAAAAGCATAACGACGACCCCGCTGATGACGAGAGCCGTCGTTATGCCTGTCTTTCTACGCATCGGAAACGCCTGGCCCCGGAATATCCGGAACAACGCAACGGCCGCTACATGGCCGACATGCTCTGAAACATACCCATTCCCATGCCCAAAGCGATCAGGAAAACATAGAGTATCCATCCCGCACCGGCCACGATCATGCTGGCGATCGTCCACTGTTTGGCGGACCGGGCCGTACGGATCGCATCGTCGTAACGCCGGTCATGCCACAGTCCGTCCACCTTCGACGCATACACGATGGCCGGAATGCTGAGCGGCAGGCAGCACAGGATGGCCGAAATGATCGACCAAGCCAGCCACGAATCGGGCTTCGGAGGAATCACGACCGTCTGAGTCTCCGACTGCACAGGGGCAGGAGGTACGACGGGCGGCGCCACGGGAGGAGGCGTACCGGCAAACAAGGCGGCCGCCAACTCCTCAACTTCACCCGCGTCCGTCCAGTCGGCCATACTGGCCGTCCAGACCTTAGTACCGGGCCGGATTCCGATCCGGCGCAACTCGTCCACGGAGCAGGGCCCCTGTTGCTTCATCTCGTCATCCAGATAGAAATAGGTATTCATAACCTTACGTTTTATCGTCTCTTAGAAGAACTTCACCCGCCAGTCCTTCACTTCGCTGGCCTCGATCATCGCCTGGTTGGTCCGCTCGTTGATATAGGCCTGAGCCATCGCTTCGAGACGCACCTTTTCACTTTCGAACGTCGCATCTTCCGTCGTCGTCACATGATTCACATCGAAGAG is a window of Gallalistipes aquisgranensis DNA encoding:
- a CDS encoding DUF2752 domain-containing protein; this translates as MRRKTGITTALVISGVVVMLFFVDPRQAWWMPKCPFRLLTGYECPGCGTGRALYHILHGKIAEGLAYNPILTVALPYVFLLLYLQYFGGRVRFPRLYDVLTGRRAIGIVLTVLAFYWVLRNLCGFTAC
- a CDS encoding CD225/dispanin family protein, translating into MNTYFYLDDEMKQQGPCSVDELRRIGIRPGTKVWTASMADWTDAGEVEELAAALFAGTPPPVAPPVVPPAPVQSETQTVVIPPKPDSWLAWSIISAILCCLPLSIPAIVYASKVDGLWHDRRYDDAIRTARSAKQWTIASMIVAGAGWILYVFLIALGMGMGMFQSMSAM